A section of the Styela clava chromosome 9, kaStyClav1.hap1.2, whole genome shotgun sequence genome encodes:
- the LOC120339329 gene encoding aldo-keto reductase family 1 member B1-like encodes MSVPNVKLNTGYGMPILGFGTWQSEKGVVGAAVKSALNVGYRHIDCAWVYGNEKEIGDALEETFKEGKIKREDLFLTSKLWNIFHDPEDVEDSLRETLKFLQTDYLDLYLMHWPFSFFKNDNRDILPKDGDDKVMNTYIHYLDTWKAMENCQKKGLVRSIGVSNFNEYQINKIIKGGSIVPAVHQIECHPYLNEETHIKYCKDNGIAVTAYAPLGSPKRPWGTAEEPVVLNDPVLKKIADKYGKTPAHVAIKFQMQRGVIVIPKSVTPARISSNFEVFDFELSNDDMDGIRGVNRNWRGLSFDWAAKSHKYWAYHPNYSED; translated from the exons ATGTCGGTTCCAAATGTCAAACTAAATACTGGATATGGTATGCCTATATTAGGATTCGGAACATGGCAG tcTGAAAAAGGTGTAGTGGGAGCTGCTGTAAAGTCCGCATTGAATGTTGGATACCGGCATATAGATTGCGCGTGGGTTTACGGGAATGAAAAAGAAATTGGTGATGCGTTGGAAGAAACTTTTAAAGAAGGCAAAATTAAAAGAGAAGATTTGTTTTTGACCAGCAAG ttATGGAATATATTTCACGACCCAGAAGACGTCGAGGATTCGCTTCGCgaaacattgaaatttttgCAAACTGACTATTTAGATCTGTATTTGATGCATTGGCCATTCTCTTTCTTT aaaaacgATAACAGAGATATATTACCGAAGGATGGCGACGACAAAGTTATGAACACTTATATTCATTATCTGGACACCTGGAAG GCCATGGAAAATTGTCAGAAAAAAGGTTTGGTTCGCAGCATAGGTGTGTCCAACTTCAATGAgtatcaaataaacaaaatcatCAAAGGGGGATCAATTGTACCAGCAGTTCATCAAATTGAATGTCATCCATATTTGAATGAGGAAACGCACATTAAGTACTGCAAAGATAATGGAATTGCAGTTACAGCTTATGCACCACTAGGATCTCCAAAAAGGCCATG GGGAACAGCTGAAGAGCCCGTTGTTCTTAATGATCCTGTGTTAAAAAAGATAGCAGACAAATATGGAAAAACTCCCGCACATGTTGCTatcaaatttcaaatgcaaaGAGGAGTGATTGTTATTCCAAAAAGCGTTACTCCAGCAAGAATTTCAAGCAATTTTGAG GTTTTCGATTTTGAATTGAGCAACGATGACATGGATGGAATTAGAGGAGTCAATAGAAACTGGAGAGGATTGAGCTTTGACTG